Below is a window of Littorina saxatilis isolate snail1 linkage group LG2, US_GU_Lsax_2.0, whole genome shotgun sequence DNA.
CTCAAAATAAATCCCCCACACTGCATTTTGAAAAACTCTATTCACACAATTCAATGTTCAATGTACAACACGATTACGCCAATATACGAGGTAACAGCAAACAATGTACACAACCTCAACGTTCAAGAAACAAAACCAATCGCGCATCATTGTAAGACCAACTCACATGCAGGTGGAAACGTATGTCGCAGTGATATGAAGTATTATGATCAAGGGGTGATAAAAACATTGGGGTTTTGAAATAtcatgacaattttttttttacatggtaTCTTCAAGATAAACTAAGTGTTGCTTCTGATTCCACCATAGTCATAAAAAAACATTCATTCACAAGAAACGTTGTCTTCGCTACATATAAATTTCGACCTTTTCTTATTAACTTGTTTATGTAAATTCTAAAAACGTTTTTGTGATATCAAAATTGAAACTAACCCTTTCTTTATTGGGTTCTTTTCGCGACTGAAGAGCCATTTCTTACACCTCTTTGGGTTTATTTTGAATAAAAGTGCTTTGGGTGGACAAGTTTTGCAAAACGTGAAAAAAATAACATTGTAATTTTAGAAAAATGAATACAACTTTTCAGAAACAAGATAAccgaggagaaaaaaaaagaaccactgaaaacaaaacatgtttgtaACACACTCTCATTGCATTCTTCAACACTCCACCAGGCTCAGAAAGGCAGGTCataatcatttaaaaaaaaacaaaaaaaacacacacacaaaaaaggaaacaagtcAATTATGATAATTTATAGGCCTATAAGTCGGCGGCAGTTTTGAAGTGGCGAGATATGTTTGATACAGTAGGCTACAATCAACGTTGCCAAATTCTCCTTttttattttagtcaagttttgactgaatgttttaacatagagggggaatcgagacgagggtcgtggtgtatgtgtgtgtgtgtgtctgtgcgtgtctgtgcgtgtgtgtgtgtagagcgattcagactaaactactggaccgatctttatgaaattttacatgcgagttcctgggtatgatatccccagatattttttcattttttcgataaatgtcttttatgacgtcatatccggctttttgtaaaagttgaggcggcactgtcacaccttcatttttcaatcaaattgattgacattttggccaagcaatcttcgacgaaggccggacttcggtattgcatttcagcatggaggcttaaaaattaattaatgactttggtcattaaaaatctgaaaattgtaattaaaattattttttttataaaacgatccaaaattacttttattttattcttcatcatgttctgattccaaaaacatatagatatgttatattcgaattaaaaacaagctctgaaaattaaaaatataaaaattatgattaaaataaatgtccgaaattgttttaaaaacaattttatcttattccttgtcggttcctaattccaaaaacatatagatatgatatgtttggattaaacacacgctcagaaagttaaaacgaagagaggtacagtaaagcgtgctatgcagcacagcgcaaccgctaccgcgctgaacaggctcgtcactttcactgccttttgcaatagcggcggactacggtcattgtgaaaaactgcagtgcgttcagtttcattctgtgagttccacagcttgactaaatgtagtaatttcgccttacgcgacttgtcttatAATTTACTTAACCATATTTGTTTTTAGATTCCGGCTTACCGCGATATTATATTTTTCAATTGGTTCAGTATTAGATCAAAGGACCAAAATGTCCATGAATTATTCCTTTGCACTTTGAAATTATGCAGTATTCACGTTCTCTTGTAATTGAAGTATTGAAAGACGATGAATTAGTTAATTGTTTAACTTTATGTCAAACACAATTTCTTCAAAACTAACCtgtatctaaaaaaaaaaaagcatgttgATAATAGCACTCACACCAGATATGGAATGAAATtaacgaaaacaaaacaaattatgCCTAAGCAATCAATTTTGGTCTCTATAAAAAAATTTGCTTAAATTGTGGGTCATATGAACAtattcaataaaaaaaaccaaaaaaaaacaacaacaacattccaATGTTAGAATCATGAACATATGAATAAATTTGAAATCATTAACATATCAACAGAACATCAACACATTACAAATTATTGCTAGGAATTAACACGAAGAGAACACAGTGAATTATTAGTTTATAGAACACAAATAAAAAGCGCACCCCAGCCTCAAATTtctattgttttttttctctgcacaaaaaaaacaaaaaaacgaaggaaaaaaaagaaagaaaaacaggggtcaggaaaaaaatgaaaaatgagcATAGCTCATTCAACACATTTTAAATTGTTTCATAACAAGTTCTTTTGTTTATAACATAAATGCTTTCAAATACTTGAAACAGTTTACAGACCATAAAGACTGATTAACTCGTGTGTCAGTGTATTATTCTCTGCATCATCAGTATGTGAAGTggaaaccaaaaaaacaaaaaacaaaaacaaaaacgaatgGTTCAATGtgatccacgcacacacacaaaaggggaAAATCTTGTATGTCCCGAATCCATTTTCCACCTCTCACCAAACAAGATAGaaaacgcaaacaaacaaaaaacacgaaaaaaaaccactcaaaaacagacaaacaaacccaCAAGTAAAATTATAagacaaaagacacacacaaaatcaatgggttttttatttaaaaagacgcacgaaaaaaaccaacaaaaaactaCACTTCTTTTCGATAAAATGTCACGGGTTTAGTAACAGCTCATTGTTGTCATGGCAACGTCATTATCATTCGTTCTTCATAAAGAAAGATAAACCAATAACTAACAAAACACTTTTATTCAGCATGGAATCAAGGATTCAAAGGTCAGAATAAAAGAACGGAACATATCTATTAAAGCTTGTAAATACAATTGTGAGTTTTTTTTAGTGTCTCTGCTCGCTCGTGAAAGACACTGTTGTTGGTTTCATTATGCAAATGATGGATTGTCATGGCTAGTTTTTTACAACCTCGTACACACATTTGAGAGAGACAAATCAGCTATGTACATCGATAACAAGCGCCCTGTGAATTTGTTCCCCAAAGCGACAGTTTATTTTTCATGATTTAATCCGTTATGAATATTTTGACCTTTTTCTTTAAACAATAGCGAATGCACATTTTGACACAAAACTACAACTCCATTTCAGATTTTAAACTGCGTAGTAGGCTTTAGCCACAAAAAAAGTGatagtttaaaaaaatgtttttaaagattAATTGTGAACCTCCACACTGTGCTTTTCTTGTGTAAAAATAtaaggaaacaaaacaaaaaccctcaCGAGATCACTCTTGTATCAACAAACATTtacaaagaacaagaacatacTTACCTTAAATATCAAGAAAAATAAAGTACCCAGATAACAATTGTGACATGGCATTGTTGTCTAGTACACTCTGCCAGTTCAATTCCAGAGGGACTTCATGTGTCTGTAATGTTTGTCTTGTGACTGCACGGCAGGCACTTGTTTCTTTACTGACTGAACACATTCTTCTAAATCCGACGTAATTGTCAGCATTTCTCTCTCATGCACAGTGTGGCCAAATTACAAGTTCATAGTcagttttctctctccttcGGAACACATTCGTTTGGACAGCTTCGGTCACAGTGTGCTTTCCACGTCTTCGCATGCATACTCTAAAGAAAGTCACATTCCACGCCTCAGAACGAAACAGTTCTGTATACGCATGGAATGCCAGTATCTATGTCGTAGAACTCGGACATTTCTCTAGTCTTGGCTCGCATGAGACCAGACAAGTCGAACCCAAATATAGAAAAACGTGAATTGTCAATTGTCGTAGCACTCACTCGCATTCCTGAATACTTTCGTCAGTGTTTTAAGTGTGAAGGACTTTAAGTTGACTTTTCCTGTCAACTTAGTCTGAGACCCAATCATCGTTGGCGTCTCCTTTTCCACGACTCCCTCTCAACACTAACAGGTTGGGCTGTTACACTTGACAAAACATTGTGGGTACCTGTCCAACGTAGAAACGTTAGCTGAAGGAGCTTGGCCTTGTATCTCAAAAGGATGCAGTCAACTGTATTTGAAGATGTCGAATACACAGGTCAGAAACGACTTTTTATATTCTCAGTGTTTGAGCTGGTACAGTACGGTTAAGTTAACCCTGCAGATATCTATCAGCTCCATCTCCAGAGGTTGACGTACATCAGACATGTCAGCTAGATACATCTTCACCCCAAAAAATGAGATTGCAGCAAATGTTAGCAGTCAAAGACTTCTTCACCACTAAGAGTTTGGCCATCACCATATTCACGGAGTCAAAGACTTTTTTCCAGTTTGGTGTCCGCACACTGGGTTCAGAACACTTGGCCAtcgcagagagagggagagaaagtaCAGTTCAGTCCGAAAGTATGCACGTGAAAACAGCAACATCATCACCGAAGCCTGGGCTCCTCTTTGACCAGGGGTGGTGAACCCGCTCCTGGCAGTCCTCCGGCACCCAGACCGTGCCTGGAGGAAGGCGGTGAGTTGAGGGAGGTGTTGTCCTGACTGTTCTCCGTGTCGCTACCAGACGACCCTTCCTTCTTGCCGCCACAGGCCGAGTGGGTCTTGTTGTGCTTGGCCAGGTGGTCGGAGCGCATGAAGCGCTTGTTGCAGGTGGGGCAGGCAAACCGCTTCTCCCCCGTGTGAGTCCTCAGGTGACGCTGCAGCTCGTCGGAGCGCGTGAAGCGCTTGCCGCAGAAGAGCCAGTTACAGACGAAAGGCCTCTCCCCGGTGTGCCAGCGGAGGTGGGCCTTGAGGTGAGAGGTCTTGTTGTAGACCTTGCCGCAGCCTGGGATGTGGCAGCTGTGGATGTTGCGCTTCCTGAGGTGTTCTCCGGCAGGCCCCAGACGGTCCGCCTCCTGGCAGTTGGGGCAGTCGCACGTGGCGCGCCCCGTGTAGCGGCGGGAGGAGCGGGGGGAggtgagggaggggcgggggaggAAGTGACTGACAGAGGAGGCAGCGGCCAAGGGGTCAGACTGGTGGGACGGGAGCATGCCCTTGTAGGTGTCCTGCAACAGGTGCTGGCCCTGAGACAACAAGGCGGCGCTGGGGGAGGAGGTGAGGGGGTGGCCGAGGGGGCTGGCGTAGTCGGCGTACGACACGTTCAGCTGGGGGTGCAAGGACGACGAATCCAACCAGTTCCCGGCCCCGGCACTGTGCACGTTGTGAGCTGCCGCGGCTGTGTGCATGTCCCAGCACCACGAGGACGCCCCGTTCATGGCGGCCACGTTCATCTCGGCCGACGTCTTGAGGCTCTGGTGACTCGGGGGGTGGGCGGCGGACATGCCTGGGAAGGGCCAGGACTCATAGTGACCAGTGACGGAGGGCACCCTGGTGTACATGCCGCTGAAGCTGGGCGCCGTGTTGTGGCCAAGGCCGGAGCTGTCCATCTTGGGCAGATAGGTCGCCTGCAAATGACCAGTGTCCGCGGGTTAATAATTGTACTGAAAGCTTGCATTGGACATAATAATACAGTGTAATAAAAAGACAGTACAAACACCAGTGCCACTGTACACATTGTAGTCATTGGCTTGTGAACTTTGCAACTTACACAAATTATGACGATTGGTATGACTGAAGTACGGACCGAGTGAAATTAAGAATAGTgtatttctttacagtaaaggGTCAATTCGTCACTAAGACTTTGTATCAACAAAGAGTTCAAGTCGAATGTGTTTCAAAAAGTGCATATAGAGCACTGGATTTTTGGGGGGTTATAATTCATTGTGACATTTCTGTCCGATAAAATCAACAGAACTTGATTCTAGCGAACTCTTGAATAGAGACAGCCAAAGAAAATTACAATATGTTCATACCTGCGATAAATTGTCGCTCTGTGAAGAGGATGTAGTAGTAGGATACAAGAAGTGCTCGTTACTGCCGTAGCTACTGTGGTTGCCAGTCGGAGTCCCACTTGGGGAGCGGCTGTACGTCAAACCGTTGGACTGCATGGTGAGTGGTGTCGTCAGAGACGATGACATGCGTGGTGATGTCAGGTGGAAACCGGAAACGTGCGTGGTGGAAGGGGCAAGGCCTGGCTTCTTCCAAGGGAGAAAACCTTTGCCGACGGTGGCCTCGGCGAGGGGTGGGGGCGACTTGTTGGTGATCTTACTGCACTGGGCGGCTAGCATGGCCAGCGGTGTGTCGCGGAAACCTTGTGTGTCCTGAAACAATTcatacacagacacattcaTGAGTATGAAGTTTAATATCCTGAACCCCAATCCCGGTTCAAATCAGTTTTTTTTAAGTACAACTCATGTAAATGTTGTTCGATAAATAGTATCAAATCAGACATAATGGCCGGAACAGAGTAATATCTTTAAAAACCCAACAACATCCAACTACGCTTCACAGTACAAAGATGGAAGGTGAACTAAGAAAAACAAATGTTATTACTACAGAAGTAAACAATACATAAAAATAGTTGTTCTTTGAGGGTTAAAATAAATAAGTGTTAATCAAAAGgatagaagaaaaagaagaaaaacaataacCAAGGAGGGACCCACGACGCAATGTCATAACTAAAGGTGCACGtgctgtgaattttattttaaaGCTAAGACATTCCCTTTTAAGAACAATACATACTTATGTTATTTCCTTTACTCTTtacttattttattttatgtttgttAGTATTTGTAGGCGTTGTGCGTTCTGAACCACAGATGTAACTTTCTAACCATGTATAACCATGTCAAACTAATCTCCGTTACTAATTAAAAACTAATAGCTTTTGCAAATAATAATCTAAACAGCAATAATCTATTATATTTTCCATGTCCGCAAGGGTTtcacaacaaaagaaaaacatggTGTTCCCCCGCCCTCTCTTCGCCGACGACTTGAGTCCTAGATATCCGAAGAGATTTCTATCTGTGAAATGCTGTGGCCCACCCCAACACCCCGCAAGCTGACACAAGCAAAGACCTGCGTCAATAAGCTGTGCAGGATGACACTTGTGTGAGGAGAGAACACTCACACCGTCACCCCGTTaccatctctatctctctctctatctctctctctctctctgtcgcttgCACGGAGGCGCCTCTCAGCACAGCCTCTTAGCCCAGCCCTCGGCGCTCTCAAGAGGTCTTCAGCGGTTTTCAGCGGTTTGTCAAATCGAACTCAGCCTGTTTAACCACTTGGGCGACTTTAAATGATCAGTGTTACCGTTAAACCAAAACCTGACGCCGGCGAAGTCTTTTTGAACTGGCGGTTTGGTCAAAATCGAATCCCGTTTACTACCTCAGAGGATTTGAGGAAAATTGTACAGAGAAGCCGACAAAGAAATAGGAACATCCATTGTTTGCTGGTTAATTATGTCCTGAGGGCGGGTTTGctttcttcttatttttctccATTTTAACTAACATAAA
It encodes the following:
- the LOC138959448 gene encoding transcription factor Sp9-like is translated as MATTLLGDTQGFRDTPLAMLAAQCSKITNKSPPPLAEATVGKGFLPWKKPGLAPSTTHVSGFHLTSPRMSSSLTTPLTMQSNGLTYSRSPSGTPTGNHSSYGSNEHFLYPTTTSSSQSDNLSQATYLPKMDSSGLGHNTAPSFSGMYTRVPSVTGHYESWPFPGMSAAHPPSHQSLKTSAEMNVAAMNGASSWCWDMHTAAAAHNVHSAGAGNWLDSSSLHPQLNVSYADYASPLGHPLTSSPSAALLSQGQHLLQDTYKGMLPSHQSDPLAAASSVSHFLPRPSLTSPRSSRRYTGRATCDCPNCQEADRLGPAGEHLRKRNIHSCHIPGCGKVYNKTSHLKAHLRWHTGERPFVCNWLFCGKRFTRSDELQRHLRTHTGEKRFACPTCNKRFMRSDHLAKHNKTHSACGGKKEGSSGSDTENSQDNTSLNSPPSSRHGLGAGGLPGAGSPPLVKEEPRLR